GGCCAGCAGGTGATATTCAACGCCGTTTTCGGGACACCGCCCATACTGTAGACATCGCTCAGTGAGTTCGTCGCGGCGATCGCACCGAATGTATACGGGTCGTCAACGATAGGTGTGAAATAGTCAACCGTGTTGACGAGGGCAAGGTCATCAGAAATACGGTAAATTCCGGCATCGTCCGAGGTCTCGGTACCGACAAGGAGGTTCGGGTCGGTGGATTTCGGGATGTTATCTAAAATGTGCGCCAGCTCCCCTGGAGCGAGTTTTGATGCTCACCCGGCGCATTTCACAGTCGCAGTTAAACGGATCTTCTGTTGTGTCATAATAGGGTTGTCAGTTTTCGGTTTGCCTCGCAGTGAGAGTTGCCAGTTAAGAGGTTTCCGGTAACAATTTACGCTCACTTGGAATACGTCAGTTGTTACTGTAAATCCTCCAGAACAGATTTTACGTACGCCACGCTCCGTCCATCTTGATGGAACTGGTCGCCGTCGCGGATACCCTCGATCGCCAGATAGCCATCGTAGCCAGCATCAAGTGCCGCCGCGATTGCGAAGCGATAGTCGATTTCACCATCGGGCAGTGGGACTTGGACATAGATAGCCGTTTCCAGCTCTGGAATATGCACCCGATAGAGGCTCTTGCAATGCCAATAGTTGACATGTGGTGCAACCGCTGCGATTGCGGCTTCACACGTCTCCTCTGGAATGTCGTAAGTCCAATAGACATTACCCAAATCCGGATTTATGCCGACATTCGGCGCGTCAATTAATGCTAACAACCGTAGCGTTGACGCACTGTTGTCCGCTATTGAATTTTGATGGATTTCTATGGAAATCTCGACACCGAGGTCCGCGGCGATAACGGCGACTTCACTCACAGCTTTCGCAGTCCGTTCGTAATCTTCATCATTCGCTTGACGGCTTGAGCCCTGTGAGACGGATTCGCCACGATACGTCCCTTTGCCACCCGGATCGTCGGGCGGTGTAGTGACTGTGGAATTAACAATGCCCGCACCCATTTTCGCCGCGAAGTGGACGGCATCTATCATCCGTTGTTTGTTGGCTGCAGCGACTTGTGGGTCCCTCGCAGCACCACCACCGCCGCGAATTGCGACGCATGGCATACCTGTATCTTCAAGTTCTGCGCGAAGTGTTTTGACTTCAGCGTCAGGGAGGTTCAGCCCCGGAAGTTCAATCCCGTCGAACCCAATCTTTTTGGCGTGTTCTAAAAACCGCCGTCTATCTGTTGCATCGGTGGGTAGCGCGCCACCGTTGTAAGGGTATGATGTACATCGTCTAAAAGCGTAGGCAATCTTCATGGCATCCTTCCTTCAAATAGATAGGCTACAGCCTGCTGGAACTGTTGAAAGAGTTGAGCGTTTACAACGTCTATTGCTGCAGGCTTCTTCCAAGCGTCATTACAATCGGATGGTTCCTGCTGAGGTGCGGTGTCTTTGGCATCGGGTATAGCACGCACACCGTTAGCAGGCGTAGTTAGTTTAGCACGTCCTACCCTTTTTTGTAAAGCGACATCTCGGTCTGCGATCGCACCGAGAACGCTCCGATAATACCACGCTTGATCTTCGACACCGCCGTGAAACCGATCCCAGACAGCATCGCCGATGAGATCGTGTTCTGAAATGATAGTCCGTAGATTGTGAAGCTTATCAGCGCACGTCACAGTACAGACTTCGGGGCTGGCACTTCTTAACGCCTCAATCCGTTCCGTTTTACGGGCGCGCCACCGCAATGCCTTGTCCTCTGAACAACCGTCAACGATATTTGCGATAGCATCCCCAAAACGTTCCCGAATAAATTCCAACGTCAGATCGGTGTCCTCGACGGTATCGTGCAAGATACCTGCGATGATTACTGCCTCAGTGCATCCCGCTTCCATTAAGATGAGTCCGACGGCATAAGGATGTGTAATGTAAGGCGTATCGGTGCCTTTCCGATATTGCCCTTGGTGGGCTTCGGCGGCGATCTCTATCGCTTCTTCGATCTGATTTTTCCCAGTACCGTTTTGCGTCATACTTCTATTGAAAAAGATAGGTCCTACAAACCAAACCTTGGTAGAAAATTGGAGATTTAAATATTGTTAAATGATACACTATTTCAAGTGTAACCGTCAAGGTATTTTTGGAATAGTACTCAGTTGTCAGTACTCAGTACCCAGTCATACTCTTATGGCAGCTACGAGAAAAGTATCCACCAAAAATTGTCTCTTAACTGACAACTGAAAGATTTTTCGCAGAAAAATCGTACTGACAACTGACAACTACTTACAAGGACAACACCATGACAACAATCGCTATCGGCGGCATCATGCACGAATCCAATACATTTAGTGAGACGCCCACCGACTTCGCCGCGTTTTCGCAAACCTTTGCTCGGAACCTGGTCAATCTCTGGGGCGAATCCCATCACGAAATAGGTGGGTTCATCCAAGGTGCAACAGAATACAACTACACGGCTTACCCGACGCTCATGACTTCGGCAACACCCGCAGGGCGCGTAACAGATGACGCTTTCGACCGATTCACCGAGATGTTAATCCAGCACCTCAAAGCCGCACCCAAACATGAAGGACTCCTCCTCGCACTCCACGGCGCGATGGTCGTCGAGAGTTACCCCGATGGCGATGGTGAAGTCTTGCGCCGACTCCGAGATGCCTTTGGTCGAGATTTTCCGATCGTCGTTACGCTCGATCAACACGCCAACGTTTCCGAACAGATGGTCGCTGAATCGACTGTCCTCGTGATTTACAAGACAACGCCGCACATCGATCAACGCCAACGCGGGCTACAAGCAGCAGAACTCATGATGCGGATCCTCAGGGATGACGTTACGCCGACGCAAGCACTCGCCAAACCACCGATGCTCCTGAATATCCTCTATCATAACACCAGCGTGCCACCGATGGAGCCTATACTCACAGCAGCGAAGCAACTCGAAACGCGTCCTGATGTCCTCGCGGCAAACGTCGCATTGGGGTATCCGTATGCCGATGTCTATGAAGCCGGGCCCGCCTTTGTCGTCGTCACGGACGATAACCCACAACTCGCACAGACGGAAGCTGATCGGTTATCCGATATGTTGTGGAACGTCCACGAACAACTCACACTCGATCTCCCCGATGCTGCACAAGCAGTCACGCAAGCCATCCAGTCTGAACAGCATCCTGTTATTCTGGTCGAGATGGGGGACAACATCGGCGGCGGCTCACCCGGGGATAGCACTTTCGTTTTGGCGGAGTTGCAACGACAAGGGGCATCGGGGTTCGTCGTCGTGCTTTACGATCCAGAGGGTGTGCAAAGTTGTATTCAGGCGGGTGTCGGGGCTGATGTCGTTTTAGATGTCGGCGGGAAAGCGGATAATTTGCACGGTGATCCTGTCGCAATTCAGGGCAAGGTACGTCTGATCCATGACGGTAGCTATGAGGAGACGCAACCGCGGCACGGCGGGCAGCGATACCACAATCAGGGGTTAACGACTGTCGTTGCTGTCGGTGATTCTCTAATCGTGCTGACAAGCAGACGGCAAACCCCGTTTAGTCTCCAGCAGTTGTTAAGTCTCGGTATTGATCCGACTGTGATGCGGATGATCGTCGTCAAAGCCGCGGTCGCCTACCGCGCCGCCTACGAACCGATTGCGGGGCAGATTATTGAAGTCGATACACCCGGATTGACTGCGGTGAACCCGTTGCATTTTGAATATCACAACGTCCGCCGCCCCTTGTTTCCTCTGGATTCTGAACTGTGATTTGCAAGATTAGAGAGGCTATAAACTTGAAATACTGCTTTTATGTGCTGATGACTGACGGCTGACGGCTATTGCGCTTCTATTATCTCGTCCCACAGGACCTGCTGCACGTCCCCAGAACTGTACATCCTTAAAACAACCGGTTCCGGTCCACCTAAGATAACCGAATCGCCTCTATCGTGATTAACATTGATAAAACTATTATGCGTATTAAATGCCGATACCGCCGCTGACGCACCTCGTTCGTTTTCAACCTTCAGCATCGCTCTCGGACTTTTGATTGCGACAGCCGCACCATCTTCCCTTGTCCCAATTGATATCGTACTGGCACCGTTATCAATAGCGATGTCCCCATTATTGACACCGTTTATTTTCCGCACATCGATAGCGATTGTCGGGTTTAAAGGATCATCACCGACATGTATAACTTCAAGCACTCTCAATCTCTTGACCGTCAATGTATCGAGTTCTTTTGGTACATCCTGTGCCCCAATATCTCGACTCAGGCTCCCGACAAAAAATATAGCGAAACCCAAGAAAAGCCCTAAGCATACATACTTTAATTTAGCAGTCAATTGGATTTTCATAAGAATCTCCTTTTTGTAGTAAAATCCGAAAATAAGTGGACACTTGTCGCATAAACTTTTAGTTTGTGTTTCCTTATAGCAAATGGATTAAAGGATCCGCTTAAAAACACGGAACATATCTCGTGTTTGTTAAAGACACAATTTTGGGGTGGAAAACGTGCATTCTGCAAGAAATAAAATAAATTAAGACTTACGCATTTCCTCTTAAAGTCCTCCTGATAAGGGGGATTTAGGGAGTTAAATACAACCCAATAGCGATTTTTCGGCAAAATAGGTTTCCGATTTTCTGTTCAATTTGCGTAAGTTCTATAAATTTGGGTTTTTTACGGATGGTCCAGCGCGCGTCTGGTTCAGAGCACAATAAGAACCGTGTTCACCCACACCTCTTAACCTCAGTACAGCGAAAGGATTTACAAGGTTACGGACGCTGCTTTTGTCTAAATCATGGATTATCGCGGGGGATACGGATTTCGCGGATCACGTGGATTGTAGTAGATTTTTGCATTCGGGCCGTCTCAACTCCAGTGGACGACATCTGTATGGAAACGCATCTGTCCACTCCTCAGATCGTCAGCCTTTGGATGTTGGGTTTCGTTATGCCTATCTATTCGGATGCGGCATTGAAGGCAGAGATGCATCACGTAAATTGTAGTTTTTTTAATTTTCACCACTCCACCCAACCTACGATGTGAACATGATTTATGGGATTCAATGATCTACAGGATTGTGGACGGCGTTTTCGTCTGAATGCAGATTGCATTTGGGAGTTTTTGCTTGGGTGTTTCTGCGGATTTCTTCAAGTACGCCGCAAATCGCGGATTATCGCGGATGGCACGGATTTCGCGGATTAAGGGGTATATTTGTATCCAGATGGTCTCAGTTCCAGCGGGATGGCACCAGGCAGTTTTTCTCTGTAGATGGAATGCTTTTCACCGGCTTACGATTCAACGCAACAAGACAAGCATGCAACATATTTTCAACTTCCTGCCGCGTATCCTCACGCAACGGACCCGAAAGTGCCGCACGATAAAGGTTCACCGCTCGACTCGCATCCCCTGCCTTTTCATAACACGATGCCGCACTAATCCGATGCAGTGCTCCCTCCAATTCACGACCCAAGGCATCAAGCATCGGGGCGATATACTCTTCATAAGTGGCAGCGAATAGCCAAAGCGGTTGCGCCGTTTCCGTCATACCAACTTCCCAAAATGCCTGCGCTTTTGAGAGAATCTCCGACTTTCGGCGCATCGTCTCTTTGAGTGTTTTCGTGTAAGGTTTAGTTTTTGCGGTAAGCATGTGCGCATTATCTCAAGGATTTACAATACGCTGTTGTTTCAACACCTCTATTTCCTCTCTGAGCACTTGAAGCTCTCGTTCTTGTGCCCGATCCTTCTTGCTACGCCATATCATAATGATTTGTGGGATACCTATAACAGCACCGATGAGAACCATTATCCAAGTCATCTGCTTGTCAAGCCCTTCAAATTTGCCTCGCACCCATGAGACCTCCTCTCTTGTAGACGCGATCTCCTTTGAAAGTTCATCTTTTACGGACACGATCTCTTTTGAAAGTTCATCTTTTACGGACGTGATTTCGGCTTTTATCGGCGCGTTCGCCTCATGGATGATCAGACGGATCTTATCAAGGTCTTGATCTGTTAACGCAGCGTGGGACGGCAACGCGATTGCATACAAACATGCAGAG
This window of the Candidatus Poribacteria bacterium genome carries:
- a CDS encoding M81 family metallopeptidase; translation: MTTIAIGGIMHESNTFSETPTDFAAFSQTFARNLVNLWGESHHEIGGFIQGATEYNYTAYPTLMTSATPAGRVTDDAFDRFTEMLIQHLKAAPKHEGLLLALHGAMVVESYPDGDGEVLRRLRDAFGRDFPIVVTLDQHANVSEQMVAESTVLVIYKTTPHIDQRQRGLQAAELMMRILRDDVTPTQALAKPPMLLNILYHNTSVPPMEPILTAAKQLETRPDVLAANVALGYPYADVYEAGPAFVVVTDDNPQLAQTEADRLSDMLWNVHEQLTLDLPDAAQAVTQAIQSEQHPVILVEMGDNIGGGSPGDSTFVLAELQRQGASGFVVVLYDPEGVQSCIQAGVGADVVLDVGGKADNLHGDPVAIQGKVRLIHDGSYEETQPRHGGQRYHNQGLTTVVAVGDSLIVLTSRRQTPFSLQQLLSLGIDPTVMRMIVVKAAVAYRAAYEPIAGQIIEVDTPGLTAVNPLHFEYHNVRRPLFPLDSEL
- a CDS encoding sugar phosphate isomerase/epimerase, with protein sequence MKIAYAFRRCTSYPYNGGALPTDATDRRRFLEHAKKIGFDGIELPGLNLPDAEVKTLRAELEDTGMPCVAIRGGGGAARDPQVAAANKQRMIDAVHFAAKMGAGIVNSTVTTPPDDPGGKGTYRGESVSQGSSRQANDEDYERTAKAVSEVAVIAADLGVEISIEIHQNSIADNSASTLRLLALIDAPNVGINPDLGNVYWTYDIPEETCEAAIAAVAPHVNYWHCKSLYRVHIPELETAIYVQVPLPDGEIDYRFAIAAALDAGYDGYLAIEGIRDGDQFHQDGRSVAYVKSVLEDLQ
- a CDS encoding HD domain-containing protein, with translation MTQNGTGKNQIEEAIEIAAEAHQGQYRKGTDTPYITHPYAVGLILMEAGCTEAVIIAGILHDTVEDTDLTLEFIRERFGDAIANIVDGCSEDKALRWRARKTERIEALRSASPEVCTVTCADKLHNLRTIISEHDLIGDAVWDRFHGGVEDQAWYYRSVLGAIADRDVALQKRVGRAKLTTPANGVRAIPDAKDTAPQQEPSDCNDAWKKPAAIDVVNAQLFQQFQQAVAYLFEGRMP
- a CDS encoding PQ-loop repeat-containing protein, with the translated sequence MLKTILCFSACLYAIALPSHAALTDQDLDKIRLIIHEANAPIKAEITSVKDELSKEIVSVKDELSKEIASTREEVSWVRGKFEGLDKQMTWIMVLIGAVIGIPQIIMIWRSKKDRAQERELQVLREEIEVLKQQRIVNP